The following is a genomic window from Aphis gossypii isolate Hap1 chromosome X, ASM2018417v2, whole genome shotgun sequence.
ataatacacattattatttattatctataatttttacctaTTTGTCAATAACCTTATATACttctattacatatatttataacatatatttgtgCGTcagacataatttatttttactatgtttactttttaattattttattgtttattttaattcataattatttttttttaaacaataacttaagaaaaattaatacgaaTAATTTGTAACTATCCATAAGGATATTGTCTAGTGTTTGTTAAGACatattagtacataatataaaataaattcggttgaaacttattagttattattaacttcTTACGGAATGTTCAAAGTAGATTAGCTGTTTTATCACCTGCAGTGACTCAAAGTACTGTAGAAGTGGTACCGTTAATACAAGGGCATAGACCACaccaagtaaatatattatatcattattattaaagattattttgtttacgtAAAATACCATGGTATAGCAaaagtaataaacataattaaatttaacacatctcCTAAGTTTCAAAATCCTATTTCatcagatttaaattaaaatttatgatctACATGCCATAATCCCTATACCTCCACTTATAACAATTGATAtagaatcaataaaatactagtgttttaattttctaattagcAATAATAAGTCAGTAGCTATAGTATTGTTGCATACTATGTTATactattaccattattattaactatatttaaattaaatgtttagtttttaaatacctgttaaaataaataactagtaaaatatgatatttactattgaatgtattatattttattttttgtttaatatgatatatatatttcaatacaatattagagttttatttaaatttcctacctatatttaatgttctgtaatgtgtatatagtgTGTATGTGGCCGTACTATGTcatgtttttataagttatcatTTAGTTATGGtagttaatacctatacaatgcTATAGCTACCTACAccatgagtatattatattggttcaggagtattattatcaacaaaatgtattaatggtTATCTAAGTAGCTACAATTCAGATAGACcgcaaatattagtttatttatactatttggtGTTTATATATGTCCACTAaccattaacatatttttttaaggataTAGAAAatgacctaacctaacctaaactAACcaatggtaaatattatattaaattacatagtgtaaaataaataataaatctagtaAGTTAGTACCTTAATTTACaagttactatttttttttttgtaatttttaatcattttaaaagaaggcatgttatacatttttttatgaatgaatttatagttataaaatttaatcaaatatttggttttataGCTATATACAGATTACTTAGTTCaatcattttgattttaactcCAACCTTACTTtctataaataagttattaatattgctattaaatagacatataattttacttacaaaaataattgttcttttaaatagatagaatgaattaaatttatatatactatttcatagaaataaaactattttctgcaaaaatagtaatattatttttatcttgtgTAGCTAGTTTATCAAAGCATTAGAGATGACTTAGGTTAAAACATGCCCAACCAGCTAAATACTCAATAGAATTTTCCAAGTCCAACTGTATGAATGCAATGTTCATGCCACTCAAATTGTCATACAACGATCAAACGTGGAGTTGATTTCGTTAGCGAATGAATATTCATTTTCcatatgttttaatgatattttttcatataatatgaaattaatattatgaatatcatatgttataatattattatcaagtatTGTTTCATGTGAGGTGTTCGTCTCTCTCGCCACATGTTGgtatttcaaaatgtacagACAGGGTCTCACAAGGCTAGGGAAAGTGCagtctatatattaatatgtctatGGACCCTACCGATAACCTGATAATgcgactaaaaatatttaatagaacaaagaaaaaataaaataatatgaattataatatcgtgaaATGATGAATAATAGAATGatcattttagttattatgtagACGCGTAGACggtaattaatagttaatttaacaaatagtgTATTTAGTATGAGACGtaggtagttattttaataaacattttcccagcatttacattttacactatattgttttacgtCTTTTGCAACTCAACGACTTAGCTATCAAACCATTAATTTAGCTAGATCGGTTCCTCGGACCGATAAATCACCCCCCATGCAAGCCAAAACTTGAACCTTGCCAAAACCATGGCTAAACAATTTGGTACGTCGTCAATTCGGTCCAACTAGCGTCTGACCTATATCACGCTGTCTGCTAGTGTTGTGTTTACCTCGGGCGTGATTCAAATATATTGGAGACAGGCTTACGTTATAATTTACAGAATAAGACCTACATTATACGTTGGTTTTAATGATATCAATGAGATGCATATCGcggcaaaaaaaattgtaaatttagatGAAGGACGTTAAAAAGTCACCCGACAAAATATAACCACACCAATAACGACAAAAGCCCGTTTGACAAAACACCATTATCATAATCCGACAAAATGCCACCCgtcaaaaaattatgatattaactaATGCAAAATTTGCCACTAAGTGAGAACTTATTGGACTTGGTAATATGTCAATGGACGACAGTTGATAACTCAGGTAGAAAAAACGTCTGCTTTCATggttttcagattttttttttaatggaatcaaatttaacacatacattttattgttttactccTCAAGACCAACAATATCTCAACCATGAAGtacattcaaaatttcaaaatctatcgtagtacctactatacagtatacaacagagctgttattttaatataataatctattataatttaaatttaaataaaaataaagaaagggAAAAAACTGCTGaactactataaaataaaaggatGTTCGAATtccaaatattgaaattattttttacgttcTCCATTTGGTCAGACTGTCTCGAGTGTAAACAACTTATAAACGACTTAACATTCTTTTAcattgtgtttttttcttaGGCTTGCCGTCTGACAGAGTGGTTTTCTTGATTTCCAATttctatttaatgtttttaagaattaaattacttGTTATTCGTCACATTGCTCTTGAACTTGATTTTGTCTGGTccgttctttttttattacatattttctcTACACattttacagttaataaaTTCGTTTGCACCGTTATCTCTAAAGGTAAGAcactattgatatttaaatttatttactaaatccACATTGCATATTAAGCAATAAATGTAGCGCTTAAAAATACCACCATAGCCGTTCATTTTGCTATGACGCCGAAATAGACGATTGtagttaatgtaattttttattaacaagacGTTCAGTGGCGTATACaggaattattttcattatgggCCAATTTACCACCATCATGGCAGCATACATAgctacaacattttttaggtGGCCGggtgattttaattatgatattatgcatttatagatataataaattaagccTTCTTCAATACTAAGTTAAcaaatgtgtttgaaaaatccACAAGGAAACGTTTAACTGATTCctcatttaaattgtatgtaaaattcatttttctattttttttttttttttttttttttaattaacacactgataatttaaactatattaagttGGAATGTTACGATGAATTGTGTTAAACGCAAGGCCTGACAATCTAACGTTTCTTTGTTGATTCCTCAAAAACGTTTTAAGTTAACCTAGCGTTGAAAAACTCAATTTAACAGATGCAGTAGTAACAGGtatggtacataatattttcaacagaAGATATTCTATTGTGGGAAATTCATCTTtggcatattttttaattctttaataattttttagaatgCTGTCAAATGagttaaaagaaaatagttaCCATTTACTTTTCCATAGTCTCCATTTACCTTCATTAATTGATGGATTATAGTAATCTTCAAAACCCTGATACCATGGTATCAgtcagtattataaattgttacaaattaaaaacaacctAAGTACGGGTCATAGTCGatgataatgtaaatatacaatatactataaggTATAGGAATATCATGTATAAAAAGCAAAATgcataatacaatgtttttgaTTGAATCTGATATTTCACTATGGACCCCCTTTATGTACACCCACTGAAGAAGTTTCTCATTAGGTCATACTGCATAGTACTTTTCATTTTAACTaggtaattaacaattataaaataaaatatttgaattacggTTGTTATTTGttggacttttttttttattttaactaccatataaaagaaatgaattaaacaatattatacttaaataagagAACTATCAAcccatagttttatttatttatagtcgaATAcagcaattttatattttcaaaacaaacaaTAGAACGCCTCAATCAATAATTACaagtttaaatatgtatattaatttttattagctaatttactattataactgtattaaACATAAGGTTTCAAGCTTTTTGTATGAGTAGTGTTGAACTGATTAGTTTGTAActgtattattctatttaaactTAGGCTCtttgttttgtgtttttcAGTGTAAGCcgattactatattaataattataaagtttccaaataacaattataaataattatataaacataaaataaaaatggatacACAtgctatttttaatgaaaatgatgaAGTAATTGAGTGCCGCAGATGTAGTATTACACTATTAGTTGCGGGTATCACATTTGGAAAAGGCACTCTATATGTTGCTGACAGTAAACTTTACTGGAAGAATCGTAATCAAGTAATtagtatgaattataatgCTATGAGAGACTTTGATGTATATAATCATCCAGCAATACACAAAAAGCCTTGTATGGCAATATACCttgatttgaaatataatacacctgATGTTGATAAAGTTAATCAAAATGAAGAAGAgagagaagaaaaaaaatttttacctatatttttagtacctgATCGCCGAAGATGTCTGAatgaaatatatgaaataataataaaagtccaGTCATTAAAATTTCGTGATATTGTAGACAATGAAGATGAAGTAAAAGGATCAGACCGAGAATCAAACCTGACTAAAAGTGAAAGTGATGAACATGAAGACTCTGATAAAAGTTCTCTTAATACTATTAGTTCAACTTGCACTCTAAAAGACCAAGCAGCAGGCTCTATTGATGTCTTTAATCGATATCATGAATTAGATGCAAAAAATGgtgaaaagaaaaatcaagTAAGATGAAAttacatgaaatataataatgtagcttaataaattgttgttaaatttgagtaatgattcaaaacattaacataaggctttacttttattttactcatgAGTCATacgtaaatgtataacatatgtttcagtttaaaaattgttcaatttttcAGGTAAATTCAATCAAATGTCTAGATATTCCATATTCACCTAGTGATTCTTTAGTTAATGACCAGGGTTGGGATTTTATAggatttgcatattttttatgagatgcttaaaaaatagtagagtaagctaaaaatgtttcatgatacaaagaacttaaattaaaaattttattttgcatattttgtgattttttaattctaagtgtttttttttttttttttggacttttttgttttgttacctgttttttgaatcaaaatcggtcttattttatgaatttatacttTACCAAAATGTAGTTTTCGATTTTTGTGAATCGAATTATCAAGTacattgtaaatgtataaattaagtaaataggcCGAATACACTGAtacaatgtaatttttgttatctGCTTATTTTGTTGAGACTTTTTTGTGGATTTCTActgcaatatttattttttatttttcatgtttttagtgtatatttaacaaatttaaggTCATATTATACCGCatatttatgcaattttaagCGCTATAAAATCCCAACCCTTATGATGACTATTCACACGATTCAAAAGATAATGATTaagcatttaataatattaggtcaCCTGcattgtacttaaatatagATCAAGGGCACCATTACAGTCTGACACTTCATTCaaagatgattttttattacaggatgaacaagtattaattaatgaaagaAAGCGAAAGTTTGAAGATTTTCCAGAACAAGAAGAGAACCCTACTAAGATACATAAACTGTGGAACTTAATGAAATatccttttaaaaaaattacatcacttaatacttcaataaatgaaaatgaaccAAATATTTCCCAAGATGAAGTCATAGCTGAAACCATAGCTAGAAAAAAGAATTTCTTAGAACCAGACACTGTTTGTGAAAACAAAAGTGATATTGTCAAAGCTGAAGAAATAAACTCTCAAAATAATTCTGAGACAGATGGAGAAAATGAGGATACTTCAACAAATGAGACTTCACAACAattctgtaaaataatgtaatagatgcaaataggtataaattgattatagcaatattcttattttaaataagtgccTATTCATATTAGTTAAgtaatacattgaatattttagcTGTATTGACTCAGTTAGTCAAATAAAACAAGGCCccacaaaatttgatttttttttatactattttaattttatgaccatttataatcaaattaacatTTCTATGTAATATCCTAAAGAGATATTTGTGTTTAGAAATTACTGaagaagtaaatttttttaacatatcaacaattacattttaattcatcatttaataatttttttcttatatttttaaacacagcATTATGTTCTAAAcagtttaaatatgaataatttttaatatatgcatgttaaattacaataagtattatctatttgaaaatcaaCATATATTTGTGCGTcagacataatttatttttactatgtttactttttaattattttattgtttattttaattcataattatttttttttaaacaataacttaagaaaaattaatacgaaTATTTTGTAACTATGCATAAGGATATTGTCTAGTGTTTGTTAAGACatattagtacataatataaaataaattcgtttgaaatttattagttattattaacttcTTACGGAATGTTCAAAGTAGATTAGCTGTTTTATCACCTGCAGTGACTCAAAGTACTGTAGAAGTGGTACCGTTAATACAAGGGCATAGACCACaccaagtaaatatattatatcattattattaaagattattttgtttacgtAAAAGACCATGGTATAGCAaaagtaataaacataattaaatttaacacatctcCTAAGTTTCAAAATCCTATTTCatcagattt
Proteins encoded in this region:
- the LOC114121953 gene encoding uncharacterized protein LOC114121953, with protein sequence MDTHAIFNENDEVIECRRCSITLLVAGITFGKGTLYVADSKLYWKNRNQVISMNYNAMRDFDVYNHPAIHKKPCMAIYLDLKYNTPDVDKVNQNEEEREEKKFLPIFLVPDRRRCLNEIYEIIIKVQSLKFRDIVDNEDEVKGSDRESNLTKSESDEHEDSDKSSLNTISSTCTLKDQAAGSIDVFNRYHELDAKNGEKKNQDEQVLINERKRKFEDFPEQEENPTKIHKLWNLMKYPFKKITSLNTSINENEPNISQDEVIAETIARKKNFLEPDTVCENKSDIVKAEEINSQNNSETDGENEDTSTNETSQQFCKIM